GCTCTGCTGCACTTGAAGGGCGACGAAAAGGTGCTGGAAATCGGCACCGGCTCAGGGTACCAGGCCGCGGTGCTGGCTCACCTGGCCCGGGAGGTGCACACCGTAGAACGCATCCCCGCCCTAGCCGACCGGGCCGAAGGCCTGCTGCGCCGCCTGGGCCTCACCAATGTCACCGTGCATCGAGGCGACGGCACCTTAGGACTGCCGGAGTTCGCGCCTTACGATGCCATTCTGGTCACCGCTGCGGCTCCTAAAGTCCCCCAAAGCCTGCTCGACCAACTGGCCGATGGCGGACGGCTGGTCATCCCCGTGGGGAGCCATGGCGTGCAATACCTGGAACGCTGGCGACGGTTGGGCGACGCCTTTCGCCGTCAGGTGTTGGACGCCGTGGCTTTCGTCCCCCTTATCGGCCAGGAAGGTTGGGGGAACGCCTGACCCCAGGGATCAGCCCATCCCCCAATTCCCACTGCCCGGTGGCCCCCTTGGGCAGGGCCGGAACCAGAGGGAGGTCTCACCCCTTCGGCTCAGCCCCTGCCCTGTCTATGCTATAATTTAGGAAAAAACCGGGGCAAGCCACCCACCGACCAGCGAGGAGGACACGAAATGACGGTTTCTACTATACCGCAACCAGCGAAAGTCCAGCCCGCGCGGCAAGACCCCTATCGCCCTGAACATCATGTGCGCATCCTCACGGCGGCCAGCCTGTTCGACGGCCACGACGCCGCCATCAACCTCATGCGCCGCATCATGCAACAAACGGGCGCCGAAGTCATCCACCTGGGGCACAACCGCTCGGTGGCCGAATTGGTCAAGGCGGCGGTCGAGGAGGACGTCCAAGGCGTCGCCGTGACCTCTTACCAGGGCGGCCACATGGAGTTCTTCACCTACCTGCGCCAGCGCCTCAACGAATTGGGCCTGGCGCAGGTGCGTGTTGTGGGGGGCGGTGGGGGCACCATCCTCCCCAGCGAAATCGAAGAACTGGCCCAGCACAACATCCGCATCTACTCTCCCGACGATGGGCGCTTCATGGGCTTGCAAGGGATGATCAACGATGTGCTGCAACAATGCGATTTCGACCCACCCAACCTCTTCGCCGAAGACCCCAAAGCCCTGCAAGCCCTGCTGGAGGGCGAGGTGCGCTACCTGTCTCGCGCTATCACGCTGGCCGAGAACCATCCCGAAACCTGGAAGCCCTGGCGCGAACGGCTGGAGGCCATGGCCGCCTCCAACGGCCACCGAAAAATGGTGCCGGTGGTCGGGTTCACCGGCACCGGCGGCGCTGGCAAATCCACCGTGGTGGACGAGTTCGTGCGCCGCTTCATCACCGAGTTCCCCGACAAAAAAGTGGCCATCATCTCGGTGGACCCGACCCGACGCAAGACCGGCGGCGCGCTCCTGGGCGACCGCATCCGCATGAACGCCATCTACAACGAGCGGGTGTTCATGCGCAGCATGGCCACTCGCGGCAGTTCGGGCGCCCTTTCGGCCGCAGTGCACGAAGCCGTGGACCTGGCGAAACTGGCTGGCTACGACCTGGTAGTCGTGGAATCCACCGGCATCGGGCAGGCGGACATCGAAATCGTCACCCTGGCCGATGTGGCCGTCTATGTGATGACGCCGGAATACGGCGCGGCCACTCAGTTGGAAAAAATCAACATGCTGGACTACGCCGACATCGTCATCGTCAACAAATTCGACAAGCCCGGCGCCGAGGACGCCCTGCGCGAT
This portion of the Anaerolineae bacterium genome encodes:
- a CDS encoding protein-L-isoaspartate(D-aspartate) O-methyltransferase, yielding MTTKDFFDDEHLAALRERMVREQIEARGVTDRRVLEAMRRVPRHLFVPPEYRDAAYSDGPLPIGHGQTISQPYIVAYMTALLHLKGDEKVLEIGTGSGYQAAVLAHLAREVHTVERIPALADRAEGLLRRLGLTNVTVHRGDGTLGLPEFAPYDAILVTAAAPKVPQSLLDQLADGGRLVIPVGSHGVQYLERWRRLGDAFRRQVLDAVAFVPLIGQEGWGNA